Proteins encoded in a region of the Teredinibacter purpureus genome:
- a CDS encoding L-lactate permease, which produces MFQLFSAYFPIVLLIYLMTKKNSLPSFRALPLSALVLYSLMLVVFERDPNQVHAVIVDGLLVAWTPILIIAGAIFLFRTMEATGALAIIRTGLNSISNNAIAQLMIVGWAFQFLIEGASGFGTPAALAGPVLVGLGFPAVRVAIFCLILNSVPVSFGAVGTPTWFGLSAVSLSELELAQVGIKSAWLNSIAALFIVLVALMFIVDRRKIMGNIVFIVLSVLCCVTPYVAIAYSSYEFPALLGGGIGLILTILLARWGIGLEKTPSDGRQIDDEAVDRATDAQNAPRVSVKALVKATFPLWGTVLLLIITRVPQLGIKPLLLLKEPVLSVGLGSLGDLSVSAALVVSLTNIFNTSESWSHSFLYVPSLLPFGVIALLTLQLFKDGSTRTVVKETVEQMKTPVVALLGALVFVNLMMMGGEQSAVALIGSHLAEITGSNWQFFAAFLGALGSFFSGSATISNLTFAGIQDSIALDLALNRTTILALQSAGGAMGNMVCINNIVAVASVLALGDKEGYILKRTAIAMLVYGVVIGVAGVVIFG; this is translated from the coding sequence ATGTTTCAGTTGTTTTCTGCTTATTTTCCGATTGTGTTGCTCATCTACCTCATGACGAAAAAAAATAGCTTGCCATCTTTTCGCGCGCTACCTCTTTCTGCCTTGGTACTTTATAGCTTAATGTTGGTGGTTTTTGAGCGTGACCCAAACCAAGTGCATGCCGTAATCGTTGATGGCTTGTTGGTCGCGTGGACCCCCATTTTAATCATTGCGGGTGCTATTTTTTTATTCCGAACAATGGAAGCGACAGGCGCGTTAGCGATTATTCGCACTGGGCTTAATAGTATTTCCAACAACGCTATAGCCCAACTAATGATAGTGGGCTGGGCGTTTCAGTTTTTAATAGAGGGAGCCAGTGGTTTTGGCACACCTGCAGCATTGGCGGGGCCTGTATTGGTGGGGCTGGGTTTTCCCGCTGTTCGGGTGGCCATTTTCTGTTTGATTCTCAATAGTGTGCCCGTATCTTTTGGAGCGGTAGGAACCCCCACATGGTTCGGTCTTTCCGCCGTTTCATTAAGCGAGCTTGAGCTGGCGCAGGTAGGCATTAAATCGGCTTGGTTGAACAGTATCGCGGCACTATTCATAGTGCTCGTTGCCTTGATGTTTATTGTCGATCGTCGAAAAATCATGGGCAATATTGTCTTTATCGTACTCAGTGTACTGTGCTGCGTTACACCTTATGTCGCGATTGCTTATAGTAGTTATGAGTTTCCGGCGTTATTGGGGGGCGGTATTGGGTTGATCTTGACGATACTCTTAGCGCGATGGGGGATAGGGCTTGAAAAAACGCCAAGTGATGGCCGTCAAATTGACGATGAGGCCGTGGATCGTGCGACAGATGCTCAGAACGCGCCACGTGTATCGGTTAAAGCGCTAGTGAAGGCTACCTTTCCCCTATGGGGAACGGTTTTGTTATTAATTATTACGCGGGTTCCTCAGCTGGGTATAAAGCCTTTGTTGTTGTTAAAAGAGCCCGTGTTAAGCGTAGGCCTTGGTAGTTTGGGCGATTTGTCCGTAAGTGCAGCACTAGTGGTTTCGCTCACGAATATTTTTAATACGTCTGAATCGTGGAGTCATAGTTTTCTATATGTTCCGTCGTTGCTTCCTTTTGGTGTTATCGCTCTTTTAACCCTGCAGCTATTTAAAGACGGTAGTACGCGCACTGTTGTTAAAGAGACGGTCGAGCAAATGAAAACGCCGGTTGTTGCTTTATTGGGTGCGTTGGTGTTTGTAAATTTAATGATGATGGGTGGCGAGCAGTCGGCGGTTGCGTTAATTGGGTCGCATCTAGCGGAGATTACCGGTAGCAATTGGCAGTTTTTTGCGGCATTCCTCGGCGCCTTGGGCTCGTTTTTTTCGGGCTCGGCCACTATATCCAATTTAACGTTTGCCGGTATTCAAGATTCAATTGCGCTAGACCTCGCCCTTAATCGAACAACCATTTTGGCGCTGCAGTCGGCGGGCGGTGCTATGGGTAATATGGTGTGCATTAACAATATTGTTGCTGTTGCTTCTGTACTCGCGCTCGGTGATAAAGAAGGTTATATCCTAAAACGTACCGCCATCGCTATGCTTGTTTACGGTGTTGTGATTGGTGTGGCTGGCGTTGTAATTTTTGGCTAA